The Stigmatella aurantiaca genome includes the window TGCTCAGCACCTTGCCCCCCACGCCACGGCGCGAGTTGATGGTGGGCCACTCGTTCTCTCCCCACTCGATGACGTCCAGCACGCCCTGACGGCCGACGTAGACGGAATCCTTGGTGCTGTAAGCATGGTAGAGCAGGTAGTCCCGGCCCTCGGGCCCCGTCACCACGCTGCCGTGTCCCGGGCACTTCCAGGACTCGTTGTTCTTCACGATGGGGTTGAGGGGATCCTTCTCCCAGCCGGACAGCAGGTTCTTCGAGCGGGCCACGCCCACCCCGTAGTTGCAGGCCTTCCCGCAGCACCCGGCGCCGGCGTAGAAGAGGTAGAACCAGCCATTGCGCTTGATGAAGTGGGGACCCTCGACGAGCTGGCCCTCCCACGGCACGTCATTGAGCAGGATCTGCTTCTTCTCCCCGATAAGCTGGGTGCCATCCTCGGACAGGGGCTGGGCCCAGAACGGGGTGGGCAGGCCCTGGCTGTTACCGTCCTCCTTCCACACCAGGTAGAGCGCGTTGTTCTCGTCGCGGATCAGCGCCCCGTCGATGGACCCCAGCTCCTGGCAGACGAGCGGGCCGCGGTCGGTGTACGGCCCGGAGACCTGCGTGGCGGTCGCGACCGCGACACACAGGGGGCCGCCCTTCTTGCGGGCCGTGTAGAAGACGAAGTAGCGGCCGTTGTCCGTGGCGAGCTCCGGCGCCCAGTAGTTGCCCTCGGCCCAGGTGGGCTCGCTCTCGAAGATGGGGCCCACCAGTTCCCAGCGGAGCAGGTCCGTCGAGCGCAGCAGCGGGAAGTGGGGCGCCCACTCGGAGGACGTCGTGGCGGCCCAGTACGTATCCCCCACGCGCAGAATCGAAGGATCCGCATAGTCGCCGGACAGGACCGGGTTGACGATGTCCAATGCGGGCGGAGGCGGCGGCGGCGGATTCTCCGGTGGGTTCTGCGGCGGCTTGGGCTCGTCCGAGGAGCAGCTCGGGGTTGCCAGCGCGGCCAGGACGGTCAGGGAGAGCAGGGCTGCGGAAAGAAATACACCGCGAGAACGCATGAGCAGGACCAAAACCTTGCGTGAGGGAAGGGGGGCGGCAGGCTACGCAGGGCGGATCCACCGGTCAATCGAAGCGAGATGTGTCATTGATTCAACACATGCTCTGACTTGTCGCGTTAAACATTGCGCCGCAGGCCGTCATGAACGCCGTCCTTGACACGTTGCAGACGTCTGTCATGAGATGCCCGGCCACTTGCAGGGCGCCTGGTGCGGGGGAAAACCCGGGTGCCGCAAGCCGTTTCATCTCTCAAAGGGGAAGTGGAAAATGCGGAGACGTCCGTCCTCATCACGAGGCTGGAGCCGGATGGGACTGTGGCTGACGGTGTTCGCGGTGCTGAGCGCCACGGCCTGCTCGGAGGATGAAACGCCTCCCACGCCACCGCCGCCTCCTCCCACCGAGAACACCAAGAGTTACACCAATCCCTTACGGGCCGTGATTCCCAGCGGGGGCACGGTCGACAATTGCCCGGATCCCACCATCATCCGCGGCCAGCAAGAGGGCGACACGGCCTGGTACGTCTACTGCACCATGGACCCGCTGAATGCGCAGGACACGGACAGCGCGGGCAAACTCAAACACCACCTGATTCCCATGCTGAAGTCCACGGACCTCGTCGCGTGGACTTATGCCGGGGATGCCTTCACGGCCCCGCCGGACTGGGCTCAGCCCACCACGGATCTCTGGGCCCCTGAAGTCGAATACTTCGGTGGAAAGTATCACCTGTATTATTCGGTGACCGACTCGAAGTCGGGCGGCAACGCGATCGGCGTGGCCACCAGTGACGGCCCCCTGGGCCCCTGGACCCATACGGCCCAGCCCGTCGTCGAGCCGCACGAGGCGCCCTGCTGTGGTGACGAGCGCCGCCGGTGGACCATCGATCCCGAGGTCATCACCACCGAGGACGGCGCCCGGTACATCTACTACGGCAGCTATTTCGGCGGCATCTCCGTGCGGCGGCTGTCCGAGGATGGCCTGACGTCGGATCCGTACACCCAGGTGGAGGTCACCGTCGCCAACCGCTACGAGGCCGCCACCATCATTCCCCGCGACGGGTATTACTACCTGCTGGCCTCGGCCACGGACTGCTGCGTGGGCCCGCTCACGGGCTACAGCGTCTTCGCCGGGCGCTCCCGCAGCCCCTATGGCCCCTTCGTGGACCGCGAGGGCATCCGCCTCACCGAGGCCCGCGTGGGCGGCACGCCCGTGCTGGGGCTCAATGGCAACCGCTGGGTGGGCACCGGCCACACCACCGTCCTGACG containing:
- a CDS encoding family 43 glycosylhydrolase, whose amino-acid sequence is MGLWLTVFAVLSATACSEDETPPTPPPPPPTENTKSYTNPLRAVIPSGGTVDNCPDPTIIRGQQEGDTAWYVYCTMDPLNAQDTDSAGKLKHHLIPMLKSTDLVAWTYAGDAFTAPPDWAQPTTDLWAPEVEYFGGKYHLYYSVTDSKSGGNAIGVATSDGPLGPWTHTAQPVVEPHEAPCCGDERRRWTIDPEVITTEDGARYIYYGSYFGGISVRRLSEDGLTSDPYTQVEVTVANRYEAATIIPRDGYYYLLASATDCCVGPLTGYSVFAGRSRSPYGPFVDREGIRLTEARVGGTPVLGLNGNRWVGTGHTTVLTDTGGQQWMLYHAVDRDHPYLGTEPGQQRFTQRFLLMDALDWVDGWPTVRGGQWASDTEQPAPAAQANEVSRYTRVPAKEAEPGALIASDEFDAPALSGQWTWIRPPAADSFGLEQGSFWMNTQAADLHGGSNSAAVLTQPVPSGDYLVETKLTLNLPPASCCHNFVQAGLVIHGDDDHYVKLVHVSFWETRQIAFAKEYPSPGPDLPFYGETSGGPAAETVWFRIVRRSQGSQELYTAYSSINGTAWTRAGTWAHQLGPNARIGLVSMSNPGFTARFDYVRVYGLKE
- a CDS encoding family 43 glycosylhydrolase; its protein translation is MRSRGVFLSAALLSLTVLAALATPSCSSDEPKPPQNPPENPPPPPPPALDIVNPVLSGDYADPSILRVGDTYWAATTSSEWAPHFPLLRSTDLLRWELVGPIFESEPTWAEGNYWAPELATDNGRYFVFYTARKKGGPLCVAVATATQVSGPYTDRGPLVCQELGSIDGALIRDENNALYLVWKEDGNSQGLPTPFWAQPLSEDGTQLIGEKKQILLNDVPWEGQLVEGPHFIKRNGWFYLFYAGAGCCGKACNYGVGVARSKNLLSGWEKDPLNPIVKNNESWKCPGHGSVVTGPEGRDYLLYHAYSTKDSVYVGRQGVLDVIEWGENEWPTINSRRGVGGKVLSKPVAFFDDFTTETLTQGWQWPKSRAPGVALSGGVLTLSPPAAQAGDVLGATLARSTNSGHYTAEAVLDVTGLPQELSAGLAASGDPENALGIALHAGQVALWKRQGNKHEVDASTAVTAPVANGKLHLRMTAQEGHRYRFAVSGDGATWTNVGGELEGDYLPPWDRGVRVALTVGGAPGASARFDSLRITPE